In the genome of Pseudomonas sp. P5_109, one region contains:
- the znuB gene encoding zinc ABC transporter permease subunit ZnuB, with the protein MADFLLYALLAGLALAIVAGPLGSFVVWRRMAYFGDTLSHAALLGVALGFLLDVSPTVAVTVGCLLLAVMLVTLQQRQPLASDTLLGILAPSTLSLGLVVLSFMHEVRIDLMAYLFGDLLAISPTDLAWILGGSTAVLVLLVALWRPLLAITVHEELARVEGLPVAGLRLALMLLIAVVIAVAMKIVGVLLITSLLIIPAAAAQRHARSPEQMALGASLLGILAVCGGLALSWFKDTPAGPSIVVTAAALFLLSFVLPRRGV; encoded by the coding sequence ATGGCTGATTTTCTGCTCTACGCCCTGCTTGCAGGCCTGGCCCTGGCCATTGTCGCAGGCCCGCTGGGATCTTTCGTGGTCTGGCGGCGCATGGCCTATTTCGGCGACACCCTGTCCCACGCGGCATTGCTCGGCGTGGCCCTGGGCTTTCTGCTGGATGTCAGCCCGACTGTTGCTGTCACCGTTGGCTGCTTGCTGTTGGCAGTGATGCTAGTGACCTTGCAACAACGTCAGCCATTGGCATCCGACACGCTTTTGGGAATTCTCGCACCCAGCACGCTCTCTCTGGGCCTGGTGGTACTAAGCTTCATGCACGAAGTGCGGATCGACCTGATGGCCTATCTGTTCGGTGACCTGCTGGCGATCAGCCCGACCGATCTGGCCTGGATCCTTGGCGGAAGCACTGCGGTACTGGTCTTGCTGGTTGCGTTGTGGCGCCCATTGCTGGCGATCACGGTACATGAAGAACTGGCCAGGGTCGAAGGCCTGCCCGTGGCGGGATTGCGCCTGGCCCTGATGCTGTTGATCGCGGTGGTGATTGCCGTGGCGATGAAAATCGTCGGTGTGTTGCTGATCACTTCGTTGCTGATCATCCCGGCCGCTGCGGCACAACGTCACGCCCGCTCGCCGGAGCAGATGGCACTGGGCGCAAGCCTGCTGGGCATACTCGCCGTGTGTGGCGGGCTAGCACTGTCCTGGTTCAAGGACACCCCCGCCGGCCCATCGATTGTGGTCACAGCCGCCGCGCTGTTTCTGCTGAGTTTTGTTCTGCCCCGTCGAGGGGTGTAG
- the znuC gene encoding zinc ABC transporter ATP-binding protein ZnuC, with the protein MSNALIRLEQVAVTFAGQPVLDNIELSVEPGQIVTLIGPNGAGKTTLVRAVLGLLKPDSGSVWRKPKLRVGYMPQKLHVDPTLPLSVLRFLRLVPGVDRAMALSALKEVGAEQVIDSPVQSVSGGEMQRVLLARALLREPELLVLDEPVQGVDVAGQAELYSLITRLRDRHGCGVLMVSHDLHLVMSTTDQVVCLNRHVCCSGHPEQVSGDPAFVELFGKNAQSLAIYHHHHDHAHDLHGSVVKAPASGQPHVHGDSCKHG; encoded by the coding sequence ATGAGCAATGCGCTGATCCGTCTTGAGCAGGTTGCCGTCACGTTCGCCGGGCAACCGGTGCTGGACAACATCGAGCTGAGCGTCGAGCCGGGGCAGATCGTTACCCTGATCGGCCCCAACGGCGCCGGCAAGACAACCCTGGTGCGTGCCGTGCTCGGCCTGTTGAAACCGGACAGCGGCAGCGTCTGGCGCAAGCCGAAACTGCGGGTCGGCTACATGCCGCAAAAACTCCACGTCGATCCAACCCTGCCGTTGTCGGTCCTGCGATTCCTGCGCCTGGTGCCGGGCGTGGACCGTGCGATGGCCTTGTCGGCACTCAAGGAAGTCGGCGCCGAACAGGTGATCGACAGCCCGGTGCAAAGTGTTTCCGGCGGCGAAATGCAACGCGTGTTGCTGGCCCGGGCCTTGCTGCGCGAACCGGAGCTGCTGGTGCTCGACGAGCCGGTACAGGGTGTCGACGTGGCCGGCCAGGCCGAGCTGTACAGCCTGATCACCCGCCTGCGCGACCGTCATGGTTGCGGCGTGCTGATGGTCTCCCACGATTTGCATCTGGTGATGAGCACCACGGACCAGGTGGTTTGCCTCAATCGTCACGTCTGCTGCTCCGGCCATCCCGAGCAGGTCAGCGGCGATCCGGCATTCGTCGAGTTGTTCGGAAAGAACGCACAAAGCCTGGCGATTTATCACCACCATCACGACCACGCCCACGACTTGCATGGCTCGGTGGTCAAGGCGCCCGCGTCGGGCCAACCCCATGTTCACGGAGATAGCTGCAAGCATGGCTGA
- the zur gene encoding zinc uptake transcriptional repressor Zur: MLKTPIASRPHDHSHCVHSALSEADALCARQGLRLTALRRRVLELVWQSHKPLGAYDILAVLSEQDGRRAAPPTVYRALDFLLENGLVHRISSLNAFIGCNHPEHAHQGQFLICRVCHAAIELEQKSISDAIIASARDVGFVVEGQTVEVVGLCSGCQGA, encoded by the coding sequence ATGCTAAAAACACCGATTGCCAGCCGCCCCCACGACCACTCGCATTGCGTTCACAGCGCTTTGTCCGAGGCCGATGCCCTGTGCGCGCGTCAAGGCCTGCGCCTGACCGCATTGCGCCGGCGAGTGCTGGAACTGGTGTGGCAAAGCCACAAGCCCCTGGGTGCCTACGACATTCTCGCGGTCCTCAGCGAGCAGGACGGTCGCCGCGCTGCGCCGCCGACGGTGTACCGCGCGCTGGATTTCCTGCTGGAAAACGGCCTGGTCCATCGAATCTCCTCGCTCAACGCCTTCATCGGCTGCAATCACCCGGAACATGCTCACCAGGGTCAGTTCCTGATCTGCCGTGTGTGCCACGCCGCGATTGAACTTGAGCAAAAATCCATCAGCGACGCGATCATCGCCAGCGCCAGGGATGTCGGGTTTGTCGTCGAAGGCCAGACCGTCGAAGTGGTCGGTCTCTGCTCGGGTTGCCAGGGGGCTTGA
- the znuA gene encoding zinc ABC transporter substrate-binding protein ZnuA, translated as MSRLFSIFVAFIATFLLIGPAQAEVKVLTSIKPLQLIAAAVQDGVAIPEVLLPPGASPHNYALRPSDVRKVQSVDLLYWIGPDMEGFLPRVLNGRALPSVAVQDLPGMKLRRFAEDSHSHAEEADDHDHDHRPGSLDAHLWLSPINARVIATKIAADLSAADPDNATRYQSNLKAFDERLDALDARLKKRLADVQGKPYFVFHEAFDYFEDAYGLKHVGVFSVAAEVQPGAQHVAAMRARLQEVGKTCVFSEPPLRPRLAETLVAGLPVKLAELDALGGYTPATAQGYEQVLEKLGNDLAGCLESL; from the coding sequence GTGTCCCGACTTTTTTCTATCTTTGTTGCATTTATCGCAACTTTTCTGCTGATCGGTCCGGCGCAGGCCGAAGTCAAAGTCCTTACCAGCATCAAGCCACTGCAGTTGATCGCCGCGGCGGTGCAGGATGGCGTGGCGATTCCCGAGGTCTTGCTGCCGCCGGGTGCCTCGCCACATAACTATGCGCTGCGCCCTTCCGACGTACGCAAGGTGCAATCGGTGGACCTGTTGTACTGGATTGGCCCGGACATGGAAGGTTTCCTGCCGCGCGTGCTCAATGGTCGTGCGTTGCCCAGCGTCGCCGTGCAGGATTTGCCAGGGATGAAACTGCGCCGTTTCGCCGAAGATAGCCACTCTCACGCCGAAGAAGCCGACGACCACGACCACGATCACCGTCCGGGCAGCCTGGATGCGCACCTGTGGCTGTCGCCGATCAACGCCCGGGTCATCGCCACGAAAATCGCGGCTGACCTGAGTGCCGCCGATCCTGACAATGCCACGCGCTACCAGAGCAACCTGAAAGCCTTCGACGAGCGGCTGGATGCATTGGATGCGCGCCTGAAGAAGCGCCTTGCCGATGTTCAGGGCAAGCCTTACTTCGTGTTCCACGAAGCTTTCGACTACTTCGAAGACGCCTACGGCCTCAAGCACGTGGGTGTGTTCAGCGTCGCGGCCGAAGTACAACCCGGTGCCCAGCATGTCGCGGCGATGCGTGCGCGCTTGCAGGAAGTCGGCAAGACTTGCGTGTTCAGCGAGCCACCGCTGCGTCCACGCCTGGCGGAAACCCTGGTGGCGGGTTTGCCGGTAAAACTGGCTGAGCTGGATGCGCTGGGCGGGTACACACCGGCGACTGCTCAGGGCTATGAGCAGGTGCTGGAGAAGCTGGGGAATGATCTGGCAGGGTGCCTGGAGTCTTTGTAA